A portion of the Fundulus heteroclitus isolate FHET01 unplaced genomic scaffold, MU-UCD_Fhet_4.1 scaffold_84, whole genome shotgun sequence genome contains these proteins:
- the LOC118562249 gene encoding uncharacterized protein LOC118562249 has product MADLGEHLSTFALTVDKLDTGQGIVNPHREYSRLCRPDAAFEGPREGARFALNGILFQRTTGERKILMYISVMLDNVEKRHPQCTQYAAAIARMIQKTAHLVMGHSLTILTTHSVVAYVNSQSFTMTALRQHRLSKILEAPNITFTHEGVNMADGMTDGEPHQCEELVSRMEKVRPDLEASPIEGPQVRQLFTDGCCFRHESEGLRAAYSVVERIGSGFVTRKAERLQGPQSAQRAELTAVIEALKLAEHQEVNVYSDSAYATGAVHVELCQWLRAGFLTAGGKPIEHEIEMRELADALLLPARIAVIKCKGHDNSNSDIALGNQAADQAAKAAAGYAPQMMMVTVEDELREELCMGNIKLLQSRAAPEEKNMWRLRGASEQEGCWRGPDGRLVFPPGLKQKLFSEAHGVGHVGVRQMMDNLNHWWHPFMSDMVKHFVKSCSLCGQFNSKKTLKPLQGRFPLITVPGKEVILDYTDMVTPAGGFKYLLVCVDAFTGWPEAWPARREDSKTVIKCLINHYIPRHGFPEKIRTDNGTHFKNQDLQRVESSLRLTHRFGTVYHPQSQGKVERMNLNLKNKLAKICAQTKLSWVDALPLALMSIRSSVNSTTGFTPYELETGRSFPRPQRRPPGTADDLQSLTSKEYFSQLQAVLEAYTKIRGHPEEGESGTPPPDVDWVWLKVIKRKWSEPRFTGPFKVIERTSHAVRLGGKGNTWFHWSQCAPAAEPQRSLTEVQEV; this is encoded by the exons ATGGCGGACCTGGGAGAGCACCTGTCGACATTTGCTTTAACTGTGGACAAATTGGACACTGGGCAAGGGATTGTCAATCCCCACCGGGAG TATTCCCGGCTATGCAGACCTGACGCAGCCTTTGAGGGACCTCGTGAAGGCGCAAG ATTTGCTTTAAATGGCATCTTGTTTCAGAGAACAACAGGTGAGAGAAAAATTTTGATGTATATATCGGTCATGTTGGATAACGTGGAAAAACGTCACCCCCAATGTACACAATATGCAGCAGCAATAGCCAGAATGATTCAAAAGACTGCACATTTAGTCATGGGACACAGTCTAACCATTTTGACAACTCACAGTGTTGTGGCTTATGTGAATTCACAAAGCTTCACTATGACTGCACTCAGACAACACAGGCTGTCCAAAATTTTGGAAGCACCCAACATCACATTTACACATGAAGGTGTGAACATGGCAGATGGCATGACGGATGGCGAACCTCATCAATGTGAAGAATTGGTTTCCAGGATGGAGAAGGTGAGACCGGATCTAGAGGCTAGTCCTATTGAAGGCCCACAGGTGAGACAGTTGTTCACAGATGGCTGTTGTTTCAGACATGAAAGTGAAGGACTCAGGGCAGCCTATTCTGTTGTTGAACGAATAGgctcaggatttgtaacaaggAAGGCAGAAAGGTTACAAGGACCTCAGTCAGCGCAGAGAGCAGAGCTAACAGCAGTGATTGAGGCATTAAAGTTGGCAGAACATCAGGAGGTAAATGTATATTCAGATTCAGCATATGCCACAGGTGCAGTTCATGTGGAGTTATGTCAGTGGTTGAGAGCAGGATTTTTGACAGCGGGGGGTAAACCTATAGAACACGAGATAGAAATGAGAGAGCTGGCCGATGCTTTGTTATTACCGGCCAGAATTGCCGTGATAAAGTGCAAAGGTCATGATAACAGTAATTCAGACATTGCATTAGGGAATCAGGCTGCAGATCAGGCTGCCAAAGCAGCCGCTGGATATGCACctcagatgatgatggtgaCGGTGGAAGATGAGCTGAGAGAAGAGTTGTGCATGGGTAACATTAAACTgttgcagagcagagcagctccGGAGGAGAAGAATATGTGGAGGCTCAGAGGAGCCTCAGAGCAGGAAGGTTGCTGGAGAGGGCCAGATGGCAGACTGGTTTTTCCTCCAGGTTTGAAACAGAAGCTTTTTTCTGAGGCACATGGTGTTGGACATGTGGGTGTCAGACAGATGATGGACAACCTGAACCATTGGTGGCATCCATTTATGTCAGATatggtcaaacattttgtaaaaagttgttCACTGTGTGGGCAATTTAACTCAAAGAAGACTTTGAAACCTTTGCAGGGCAGATTTCCTTTGATCACAGTTCCTGGGAAGGAAGTGATTCTTGATTATACGGACATGGTGACCCCTGCTGGAGGCTTTAAGtatttgttggtgtgtgtggaCGCTTTTACAGGATGGCCAGAGGCCTGGCCTGCTAGAAGAGAGGACAGCAAAACTGTGATAAAATGCCTCATTAACCATTACATTCCCAGGCACGGGTTCCCTGAAAAGATCAGGACTGACAATGGAACCCACTTCAAGAACCAGGACCTGCAACGAGTGGAGTCCAGTTTAAGGCTCACACACAGGTTTGGCACTGTGTATCACCCCCAGTCGCAGGGCAAAGTGGAGAGAATGAACCTGAACTTGAAAAATAAGTTGGCTAAAATCTGTGCGCAAACAAAACTATCATGGGTTGATGCCTTGCCTCTCGCTCTGATGTCAATCAGGTCTTCGGTTAATTCAACCACAGGATTTACTCCTTACGAGCTGGAGACGGGAAGAAGCTTTCCTAGGCCCCAACGTCGACCACCGGGAACTGCAGACGAcctgcagagtctgacaagtaaGGAGTACTTCTCACAGTTGCAGGCTGTGCTGGAGGCGTACACCAAGATCCGTGGTCATCCCGAGGAAGGAGAAAGTGGAACACCACCTCCGGACGTCGACTGGGTTTGGCTCAAGGTCATCAAAAGAAAGTGGTCAGAGCCGAGGTTCACGGGACCCTTCAAGGTGATCGAGAGAACCTCACATGCAGTGAGGTTGGGAGGAAAAGGTAATACGTGGTTTCATTGGAGCCAGTgtgcaccagcagcagaacctcagaggtcGTTGACGGAGGTTCAGGAGGTTTAA